Sequence from the Nitrospirota bacterium genome:
CACCTGAGTGGTTACACGGAGAGGTCGGAATAGGCTTTGGTAAAGATAAACCAATCCTTGTAATATATGAAGAAAGTATCAAATTATCCGGGCTGCCAGCCCAGTTTTACCATATACCATTTAGCATGTATGACCTGCCACAGTTAATGCCCAAAATTGATGCGGTCATGCCTTATGTTCGTAAATGGATAGAAAAACAGAAATGGGATGCTTTGTGGACAAATATTTTTAAAGGGATAGCTGTTGGTGTTGTTGGCTATGGAATTTATAAGGCTGGCGAGGAAGAGGGACGAAGAAAGGGTTAGTTGGTGAGAATCCTTACAGACAAAGAAATAACAGACTTGATTACAGAACCAAAGGTTGTACCTAATAACTGGTTTTTAGAAAAACATTCTATATTTGGAGGGTATTATGGCTAATCGAGGATTTATCTTTGATTTGATGGATGAAATATCTAATGCACCAATTGTGCATCAAAGACTTATTAAAAAGTTTGAGGAAAAATTTAATACAAATTTAGTCTGCTATACTGCCTTATTTGGCCATCCAGCAGGGGCTATTGCACATCAGGATAGCGAAATCCTTGAGAATATTCTGAGATCAATAGAGATGAAAGATAACGATAATAATCTTGGTTTGTTATTACACACTCCGGGTGGTTCACCAGATGCCGCTGCTGATATTATTAGGGTTTGCCGAAGCTATTCCAAAAAATTCAGAGTGATTGTCCCTAATGCTGCAATGAGTGCTGGAACATTGATTGCAATGGGCTCGGATGAAATTGTTATGAGCGACACATCTAATCTTGGACCTATAGACCCTCAGATGATATTTATTCAATCAAAAGATATTGCAATTATGAGACCTGCAAAATCATTTATAGATGCTTATATTGAGCTCATTAATAGTGCAAGAACTTCGATTACAAACAAACAGCCCGCAACTCCATTTTTACACCTTTTAGATAGGCAAGATCCTTCATGGATTATTGAATGTGTTAGAGCCAGAAATGCTACAGTAAATCTTGCTAAGGAACAATTAAAGGCAAACATGCTAAAAGACAAAAGCGAAAAAGAAATAGCGGAAACTGTTAATAAATTTCTTGAGGTTGGCGATAAAAACACACATGGAAGATCTATTAGCCCAGAGGAGGCAAAAACATTTGGATTAATCATAAAAAAAGAAGACAAATATGGTGAATTCTGGAATATGATTTGGGAAATATATGTGAGGATTGAGAACTATACAAGAAATAAAAGACTTGCAAAATATCTGCTTTCAAGAAATGGCGGCATAGATGTTCAAGCTATGCCAATTGGAATTTAACAGGAGGAAATTATATAAGTGAAAGAAGCAGGAATTACAAAGAAAGGCTCCCTATCTTTCAGCCCTTTCATTTCCTCGTCATATTCTTTGAGATATGGATCGGCGGCTGAATATTGTTTTAGCTCTTCCGAGACAGATTCAAAGTTTGTTAAGAGGTCTTTTTCTGTTATTTTTAGTTCCATGATACTTAAAGTTTATGCATTTGTATTGTTAGGTGTCAAGAGGATAATCGATTGAATACAGTTTGTCACTATATATTGTGGAGTTTAATATGGTTGGACTCAATATGTTGAATAGGAGTAGTAAATAAATGTTCAACGCCTTCAGGCAATATGAAAAAGAATATATAGACTGGATTCAGGGCGGTTATCCTGAGACTAATATCTTTACTCAGGATTTTATCGCTAATCTCTTGGAGCAGGACAGAAAAAACCGCCTCTGGAAACATCAGGAGGAGGCTTTTTTGAGGACTGTTTATAGTTATGAAATCCTCGGCAGAAAAAATCTCCTTCTGAACATCGTTACAGGCGGCGGGAAGACCGCCATAATTGCTGCGGTGATTGCATGGCTCCGTTCCTGCCATAACATTCAATCCTTTCTTATCATGGTCCCGAATCTCATTGTAAGGGACAGACTCGAAACTGACTTTAAGGATAAAAGTGTTTTCCGAAGGTTTAAACTCTTTCCACCCGGGCAAGAGCATCTTATAAATACTGTTGACCTTCATACTCTTGGAGAAAGAGGCGGTCCTCAGGGGATGCTGGAATCCGGTATTATTCTCGGCAATATTCAGCAGTTTTACCAGCATCATATTACAGGCCAGAGAAACCTTGCTTATATAAAGCGTTATATAGACAATTTAGCTATATTTAATGATGAGGCACACAATACGCCTGCAGATGAATATACAAATATCCTTGCCCATCTGTCGGAAAAGGCGAAATTCAGGCTTGATACAACTGCAACACCTGACAGGGCGGATGGACACCGATCCTCCAGAGGCTATACAAATACTGATTCAGGTGAAAAGAGAACCATTGATGAAATGGACGAGGAGTTTGAAAAGATTGAAAGGGGCTTAACCGCGACACAATGGGTTACTGATTACGACCCCATGAAAAAGCAGATAGCAGTTGCTCTGAACAGACTTGAGGAGCAAAGGCGAAGGGCAAAGGCAGTTGGAGAGAATAAATATAAACCGATTCTCTTTGTTGTCGCCATTTGTATAAAAGATGCTGAGAGGGCTGTGAAGGTTCTTGAAGACGATTTTGATTTGAAAGGCAAGGTGTTGCTTGTTACGGAAGACTCAGCAGATACGGTTGTCGGCAAAAAGGCAAATGGTCAGCCATTAACCGCAAGAGAGGCCGCTAAGGAGATCGGTTCGTTTAATAGTCCTTATGAAGCGGTGGTAAGCGTTTTAATGCTGAGAGAAGGATGGGACGTGCCTGAAGTATCTGCAATCCTGCTATTAAGAAAATTCTCATCTCCTGTTTATGGCCAGCAGGTGATTGGCAGAGGGTTAAGAAGAAACTTAAGAGGAACGGATGAACCCGAAATCTGCGCTGTAATTGACCATCCTAAGCTAAAGCATGACTGGTTATGGGAATTAGTAAGGGCAAAAGTGAGAAGTGATGTAGGCCAGGCTGAGCTTTTTGGAGACGAAGATCTGCCACCCAAAAGAAAGCCGCAGATTTTAATAAGGCCTGAAAACCTTATTGATATTCCCAATCCCGAAGGAGAAGAAGATGTCGACCTCAGCGATATTGAGGCTATGGAGGACACGACTACTGATTATCCTAACTGGAAAGGGGTTATTGCCGGTTTTAGTTATGATAGAAGCGAAATAGAGATAACGCGGGTTAACCTGAGCGGAATCAAAGGAATTGCTCTTGATGAGACGAGGAGGATTGAGATACATACCCCTCCCGAAGTTACATCATCCGAGGGCAGTGATGAGGAAGACAATGGAAATCTCATTGAAAAACTCAAATGGAATGTTCTTGACATGGGGATAGCGCTTCTTTATGAGGCAGGCATTGGTTCTCATGAGAGGGGTTATATGTATAATGTGATCATGGATCATATCAGAGACAAAATGTTTAATGGTGAATCAGCAGGCTTTGCATCCAAAGAGGACTTGAAGTTAGCCCTCTTAAAATTGCCGGAGATTAGCAGAAATTTCAGCAGTCTGCCGGGGCTTGTTGAAAGCATAGTGAGGTATAGAGATGTCGGTTAATACACACTATGGAGATTTTGAAGACCCTAAGAAAAGCCCTTATTCTATTGAACGATATGATTATGGCTGGGAACTTGAACATATGAGGTTTCTTGAGAAAGACAAGACAGTTGCAAAATGGACAAAGAATCACGGGGTTGAAATACCATATGTTACAGAAAGCGGAAATATAAGAAAATACCGTCCTGATTTCTTAATTGAACGGAGTGATGGATCAAAAGAAATTCATGAGATTAAAGGAAGACACTTACTTGAAAATCCTGATACATTGAGAAAAAGAGAAGCGGCTACGAATTGGTGTAAGAGGCGGGGGATGAGGTTTGTGTTAATATCGAAGGAGAAATAATAAAGAATCTTTCGGTAAGGAGAAAGATAATGACTAAATCTTACAACATTGCAGTCATTCCCGGAGACGGCACAGGGCCAGAGGTCATAGCCGAGGGCATTAAAGTCCTTCAGGCAGCAGAAGGGAAATTCGG
This genomic interval carries:
- a CDS encoding TnsA endonuclease N-terminal domain-containing protein; the protein is MSVNTHYGDFEDPKKSPYSIERYDYGWELEHMRFLEKDKTVAKWTKNHGVEIPYVTESGNIRKYRPDFLIERSDGSKEIHEIKGRHLLENPDTLRKREAATNWCKRRGMRFVLISKEK
- a CDS encoding ATP-dependent Clp protease proteolytic subunit — protein: MANRGFIFDLMDEISNAPIVHQRLIKKFEEKFNTNLVCYTALFGHPAGAIAHQDSEILENILRSIEMKDNDNNLGLLLHTPGGSPDAAADIIRVCRSYSKKFRVIVPNAAMSAGTLIAMGSDEIVMSDTSNLGPIDPQMIFIQSKDIAIMRPAKSFIDAYIELINSARTSITNKQPATPFLHLLDRQDPSWIIECVRARNATVNLAKEQLKANMLKDKSEKEIAETVNKFLEVGDKNTHGRSISPEEAKTFGLIIKKEDKYGEFWNMIWEIYVRIENYTRNKRLAKYLLSRNGGIDVQAMPIGI
- a CDS encoding DEAD/DEAH box helicase family protein, producing MFNAFRQYEKEYIDWIQGGYPETNIFTQDFIANLLEQDRKNRLWKHQEEAFLRTVYSYEILGRKNLLLNIVTGGGKTAIIAAVIAWLRSCHNIQSFLIMVPNLIVRDRLETDFKDKSVFRRFKLFPPGQEHLINTVDLHTLGERGGPQGMLESGIILGNIQQFYQHHITGQRNLAYIKRYIDNLAIFNDEAHNTPADEYTNILAHLSEKAKFRLDTTATPDRADGHRSSRGYTNTDSGEKRTIDEMDEEFEKIERGLTATQWVTDYDPMKKQIAVALNRLEEQRRRAKAVGENKYKPILFVVAICIKDAERAVKVLEDDFDLKGKVLLVTEDSADTVVGKKANGQPLTAREAAKEIGSFNSPYEAVVSVLMLREGWDVPEVSAILLLRKFSSPVYGQQVIGRGLRRNLRGTDEPEICAVIDHPKLKHDWLWELVRAKVRSDVGQAELFGDEDLPPKRKPQILIRPENLIDIPNPEGEEDVDLSDIEAMEDTTTDYPNWKGVIAGFSYDRSEIEITRVNLSGIKGIALDETRRIEIHTPPEVTSSEGSDEEDNGNLIEKLKWNVLDMGIALLYEAGIGSHERGYMYNVIMDHIRDKMFNGESAGFASKEDLKLALLKLPEISRNFSSLPGLVESIVRYRDVG